Proteins encoded within one genomic window of Ciona intestinalis unplaced genomic scaffold, KH HT000235.1, whole genome shotgun sequence:
- the LOC100176813 gene encoding uncharacterized protein LOC100176813, which yields MMNDTGIYTLTVKSTVFPVVVFVFGITVVNNTICDLNSKESNSDAVIVGSCLAVVILIITTIALQLYLKLKHITENAGSFMNVTSVNYKNNKITTTQPKNENNTPQYLNPANKQQARDNEVGYINLNAGEPIPNNDVIVRNYEVVKTDYEEIMQSNKKPKNEINEYDL from the exons ATGATGAATGATACAGGAATCTACACACTGACTGTGAAATCAACAGTTTTtccagttgttgtttttgtgtttggcATCACTGTGGTGAACAACACAATATGTGATCTTAACAGCAAGGAGAGTAACTCAGATGCTGTGATAGTTGGAAGTTGCTTGGCTGTTGTTATTCTTATTATCACAACAATTGCTCTgcaattatatttaaagctgAAACATATCACTGAAAATGCAG GAAGTTTCATGAATGTGACATCGGTTAATTACAAGAATAATAAGATTACAACAACCCAACCCAAG AATGAGAACAACACaccacaatatttaaaccctgcaaacaaacaacaagcaCGAGACA ATGAAGTTGGTTATATTAATCTGAATGCAGGAGAACCAATACCTAAT AATGATGTCATAGTACGTAATTATGAGGTGGTAAAGACAGATTATGAAGAAATAATGCAAAGTAACAAGAAACCAaagaatgaaataaatgaatatgaTCTTTAA
- the LOC108950542 gene encoding uncharacterized protein LOC108950542: MKNYIHYCIIALTAAGFSCKGDIIKLPAPGNNATRALGISNLKISTTISTTGVSNCGWRYGGEFDVSAFYSGFGCSNYTGVNETITCVNNAGTVTSQLTLLQPQYKDLNINMQCSPSPSHSVNVVLKACSSPTPNNVPVNPSSGVYNTQANFQCSHGSTLFDINGATENTATKCLATAEWKNEKIVQCWAEPTAVLSGAIIYKVGERATFQCTTSNVVPAVYKVEIFFNGIKQVTGNTWTSNQLDISNDGDIVECRAINNYTAKPEYANLG, encoded by the exons ATGAAGAATTACATTCATTACTGCATCATTGCATTAACTGCAGCAGGTTTTAGTTGTAAAG GTGATATCATCAAACTACCGGCACCTGGTAACAATGCAACAAGAGCACTTGGTATAAGCAACCTTAAGATATCaacaacaatatcaacaaCTGGTGTTTCTAACTGTGGATGGAGATATGGGGGAGAGTTTGATGTTAGTGCATTTTACTCCGGGTTTGGATGCAGCAACTACACTGGTGTAAATGAAACAATCACTTGTGTTAACAATGCTGGtacagtgacatcacaactaacATTGTTACAACCACAATACAAagatttgaatataaacatgcAATGTTCTCCATCACCAAGCCATTCAGTAAACGTTGTTCTTAAAG CTTGTTCATCTCCAACACCCAACAATGTTCCAGTCAACCCATCAAGTGGTGTCTACAACACTCAAGCTAACTTCCAGTGTTCGCATGGTTCAACTTTGTTTGATATAAATGGAGCAACTGAAAACACTGCAACCAAATGCCTTGCTACAGCAGAGTGGAAGAATGAAAAGATAGTTCAATGTTGGGCAG AACCAACTGCAGTTTTATCAGGAgctattatttataaagttggaGAGAGAGCTACATTTCAATGCACAACATCTAATGTGGTACCAGCTGTGTATAAAGTTGAAATCTTTTTCAATGGAATcaaacaa GTTACTGGTAACACATGGACAAGCAATCAACTGGATATTTCAAATGATGGAGATATAGTGGAATGTAGAGCTATAAATAATTACACTGCTAAACCTGAATATGCAAACTTAGGATga